One Symphalangus syndactylus isolate Jambi chromosome 9, NHGRI_mSymSyn1-v2.1_pri, whole genome shotgun sequence DNA segment encodes these proteins:
- the ZBTB5 gene encoding zinc finger and BTB domain-containing protein 5 isoform X2: MTYLHTWIELVNSKHSQSHQVIYPFLFFHSPWRPTPWSPSCSSLTAFALQACCLVVIWSFIIILGIPFDCLLWIMDFPGHFEQIFQQLNYQRLHGQLCDCVIVVGNRHFKAHRSVLAACSTHFRALFSVAEGDQTMNMIQLDSEVVTAEAFAALIDMMYTSTLMLGESNVMDVLLAASHLHLNSVVKACKHYLTTRTLPMSPPSERVQEQSARMQRSFMLQQLGLSIVSSALNSSQNGEEQPAPMSSSMRSNLDQRTPFPMRRLHKRKQSAEERARQRLRPSMDESAISDVTPENGPSGVHSREEFFSPDSLKIVDNPKADGMTDNQEDSAIMFDQSFGTQEDAQVPSQSDNSAGNMAQLSMASRATQVETSFDQEAATEKSSFQCENPEVGLGEKEHMRVVVKSEPLSSPEPQDEVSDVTSQAEGSESVEVEGVVVSAEKIDLSPESSDRSFSDPQSSTDRVGDIHILEVTNNLEHKSTFSISNFLNKSRGNNFTANQNNDDNIPNTTSDCRLESEAPYLLSPEAGPAGGPSSAPGSHVENPFSEPADSHFVRPMQEVIGLPCVQTSGYQGEQFGMDFSRSGLGLHSSFSRVMIGSPRGGASNFPYYRRIAPKMPVVTSVRSSQIPENSTSSQLMMNGATSSFENGHPSQPGPPQLTRASADVLSKCKKALSEHNVLVVEGARKYACKICCKTFLTLTDCKKHIRVHTGEKPYACLKCGKRFSQSSHLYKHSKTTCLRWQSSNLPSTLL, encoded by the exons ATGACCTATCTTCACACTTGGATAGAACTGGTAAATTCTAAGCACTCCCAATCACATCAGGTTATCtatccattcctttttttccactCCCCTTGGAGACCCACTCCTTGGAGTCCTTCCTGCTCCAGTCTGACTGCTTTTGCTCTCCAGGCCTGCTGCCTAGTTGTCATCTGGAGCTTCATCATCATCCTTGGGATTCCCTTTGACTGTCTTCTCTG GATCATGGATTTTCCTGGTCACTTTGAACAAATCTTCCAGCAGCTGAACTACCAGAGACTTCATGGCCAGCTCTGTGATTGTGTCATTGTAGTGGGGAATAGACACTTTAAAGCCCACCGCTCCGTGCTGGCAGCATGCAGCACGCATTTCCGAGCCCTGTTCTCAGTGGCAGAAGGAGATCAGACCATGAACATGATCCAGCTGGATAGCGAGGTGGTGACAGCAGAGGCCTTTGCTGCACTGATTGACATGATGTATACCTCCACCCTCATGCTGGGGGAGAGCAATGTTATGGATGTCTTATTGGCAGCCTCTCACCTGCATTTGAACTCTGTTGTTAAGGCATGTAAACATTACTTAACGACAAGGACGCTGCCCATGTCTCCCCCCAGTGAGCGCGTTCAGGAGCAGAGCGCCCGCATGCAGCGCTCCTTTATGCTACAGCAGCTGGGACTAAGCATCGTGAGCTCAGCCCTCAATTCCAGCCAGAATGGCGAGGAGCAGCCAGCCCCCATGAGCTCTTCTATGCGCAGTAACCTGGATCAGCGCACGCCCTTCCCCATGAGACGCCTTCATAAGCGCAAGCAGTCTGCAGAGGAGCGGGCCAGGCAGCGCCTCCGACCCTCCATGGATGAGTCTGCCATTTCAGATGTTACACCGGAGAATGGGCCTTCAGGGGTTCATTCTCGGGAGGAGTTCTTTTCACCAGATTCTCTGAAAATTGTGGATAATCCTAAAGCTGATGGAATGACTGATAACCAGGAAGACAGTGCGATCATGTTTGATCAGTCTTTTGGCACTCAAGAAGATGCCCAGGTGCCTAGCCAGTCTGATAACAGTGCTGGCAACATGGCACAGTTGTCCATGGCCTCTCGTGCAACTCAGGTTGAGACTAGTTTTGATCAGGAAGCTGCAACTGAGAAAAGTAGTTTTCAGTGTGAAAATCCTGAGGTTGGCCTTGGTGAGAAGGAGCACATGAGAGTGGTGGTTAAATCGGAACCCCTGAGCTCGCCTGAGCCTCAGGATGAAGTGAGTGATGTGACCTCACAAGCAGAAGGCAGCGAGTCTGTGGAAGTGGAAGGAGTTGTGGTCAGTGCCGAGAAGATAGACCTCAGCCCTGAAAGCAGTGATAGGAGTTTTTCAGATCCCCAGTCTAGCACAGACAGGGTAGGTGATATCCATATTTTGGAAGTCACAAATAACCTAGAGCATAAGTCCACTTTTagtatttcaaattttcttaACAAGAGCAGAGGAAATAACTTCACTGCAAATCAGAACAATGATGATAATATTCCAAACACCACTAGTGACTGCAGGCTGGAGAGTGAGGCCCCCTATTTGTTGAGTCCAGAGGCTGGGCCTGCAGGTGGGCCCTCCTCTGCCCCTGGCTCCCATGTAGAGAACCCATTTAGTGAACCTGCAGACTCCCACTTCGTCAGGCCTATGCAGGAGGTGATAGGCCTGCCGTGTGTGCAGACTTCAGGCTACCAAGGAGAACAGTTTGGGATGGACTTTTCCAGGTCTGGTTTGGGCCTCCACTCCTCCTTCTCCAGGGTAATGATAGGTTCCCCAAGGGGAGGAGCCAGTAACTTTCCATACTACCGCCGCATAGCTCCCAAAATGCCAGTTGTAACTTCCGTCAGGAGCTCACAGATCCCAGAAAATTCTACCAGTTCCCAGCTAATGATGAATGGAGCTACGTCCTCATTTGAAAATGGCCATCCTTCCCAGCCTGGCCCTCCACAGTTGACCAGGGCATCTGCAGATGTTCTGTCAAAGTGCAAGAAGGCCTTATCAGAGCACAATGTTTTGGTTGTAGAGGGAGCTCGCAAGTATGCCTGCAAAATCTGCTGCAAAACTTTTCTGACTTTGACAGATTGCAAGAAGCACATCCGTGTTCACACAGGTGAAAAGCCTTACGCCTGCCTGAAGTGTGGCAAGAGGTTTAGTCAGTCCAGCCACCTGTATAAGCACTCAAAGACTACCTGCCTGCGCTGGCAGAGCAGCAATCTTCCCAGCACTTTGCTCTAG
- the ZBTB5 gene encoding zinc finger and BTB domain-containing protein 5 isoform X3, which yields MGIMDFPGHFEQIFQQLNYQRLHGQLCDCVIVVGNRHFKAHRSVLAACSTHFRALFSVAEGDQTMNMIQLDSEVVTAEAFAALIDMMYTSTLMLGESNVMDVLLAASHLHLNSVVKACKHYLTTRTLPMSPPSERVQEQSARMQRSFMLQQLGLSIVSSALNSSQNGEEQPAPMSSSMRSNLDQRTPFPMRRLHKRKQSAEERARQRLRPSMDESAISDVTPENGPSGVHSREEFFSPDSLKIVDNPKADGMTDNQEDSAIMFDQSFGTQEDAQVPSQSDNSAGNMAQLSMASRATQVETSFDQEAATEKSSFQCENPEVGLGEKEHMRVVVKSEPLSSPEPQDEVSDVTSQAEGSESVEVEGVVVSAEKIDLSPESSDRSFSDPQSSTDRVGDIHILEVTNNLEHKSTFSISNFLNKSRGNNFTANQNNDDNIPNTTSDCRLESEAPYLLSPEAGPAGGPSSAPGSHVENPFSEPADSHFVRPMQEVIGLPCVQTSGYQGEQFGMDFSRSGLGLHSSFSRVMIGSPRGGASNFPYYRRIAPKMPVVTSVRSSQIPENSTSSQLMMNGATSSFENGHPSQPGPPQLTRASADVLSKCKKALSEHNVLVVEGARKYACKICCKTFLTLTDCKKHIRVHTGEKPYACLKCGKRFSQSSHLYKHSKTTCLRWQSSNLPSTLL from the coding sequence GATCATGGATTTTCCTGGTCACTTTGAACAAATCTTCCAGCAGCTGAACTACCAGAGACTTCATGGCCAGCTCTGTGATTGTGTCATTGTAGTGGGGAATAGACACTTTAAAGCCCACCGCTCCGTGCTGGCAGCATGCAGCACGCATTTCCGAGCCCTGTTCTCAGTGGCAGAAGGAGATCAGACCATGAACATGATCCAGCTGGATAGCGAGGTGGTGACAGCAGAGGCCTTTGCTGCACTGATTGACATGATGTATACCTCCACCCTCATGCTGGGGGAGAGCAATGTTATGGATGTCTTATTGGCAGCCTCTCACCTGCATTTGAACTCTGTTGTTAAGGCATGTAAACATTACTTAACGACAAGGACGCTGCCCATGTCTCCCCCCAGTGAGCGCGTTCAGGAGCAGAGCGCCCGCATGCAGCGCTCCTTTATGCTACAGCAGCTGGGACTAAGCATCGTGAGCTCAGCCCTCAATTCCAGCCAGAATGGCGAGGAGCAGCCAGCCCCCATGAGCTCTTCTATGCGCAGTAACCTGGATCAGCGCACGCCCTTCCCCATGAGACGCCTTCATAAGCGCAAGCAGTCTGCAGAGGAGCGGGCCAGGCAGCGCCTCCGACCCTCCATGGATGAGTCTGCCATTTCAGATGTTACACCGGAGAATGGGCCTTCAGGGGTTCATTCTCGGGAGGAGTTCTTTTCACCAGATTCTCTGAAAATTGTGGATAATCCTAAAGCTGATGGAATGACTGATAACCAGGAAGACAGTGCGATCATGTTTGATCAGTCTTTTGGCACTCAAGAAGATGCCCAGGTGCCTAGCCAGTCTGATAACAGTGCTGGCAACATGGCACAGTTGTCCATGGCCTCTCGTGCAACTCAGGTTGAGACTAGTTTTGATCAGGAAGCTGCAACTGAGAAAAGTAGTTTTCAGTGTGAAAATCCTGAGGTTGGCCTTGGTGAGAAGGAGCACATGAGAGTGGTGGTTAAATCGGAACCCCTGAGCTCGCCTGAGCCTCAGGATGAAGTGAGTGATGTGACCTCACAAGCAGAAGGCAGCGAGTCTGTGGAAGTGGAAGGAGTTGTGGTCAGTGCCGAGAAGATAGACCTCAGCCCTGAAAGCAGTGATAGGAGTTTTTCAGATCCCCAGTCTAGCACAGACAGGGTAGGTGATATCCATATTTTGGAAGTCACAAATAACCTAGAGCATAAGTCCACTTTTagtatttcaaattttcttaACAAGAGCAGAGGAAATAACTTCACTGCAAATCAGAACAATGATGATAATATTCCAAACACCACTAGTGACTGCAGGCTGGAGAGTGAGGCCCCCTATTTGTTGAGTCCAGAGGCTGGGCCTGCAGGTGGGCCCTCCTCTGCCCCTGGCTCCCATGTAGAGAACCCATTTAGTGAACCTGCAGACTCCCACTTCGTCAGGCCTATGCAGGAGGTGATAGGCCTGCCGTGTGTGCAGACTTCAGGCTACCAAGGAGAACAGTTTGGGATGGACTTTTCCAGGTCTGGTTTGGGCCTCCACTCCTCCTTCTCCAGGGTAATGATAGGTTCCCCAAGGGGAGGAGCCAGTAACTTTCCATACTACCGCCGCATAGCTCCCAAAATGCCAGTTGTAACTTCCGTCAGGAGCTCACAGATCCCAGAAAATTCTACCAGTTCCCAGCTAATGATGAATGGAGCTACGTCCTCATTTGAAAATGGCCATCCTTCCCAGCCTGGCCCTCCACAGTTGACCAGGGCATCTGCAGATGTTCTGTCAAAGTGCAAGAAGGCCTTATCAGAGCACAATGTTTTGGTTGTAGAGGGAGCTCGCAAGTATGCCTGCAAAATCTGCTGCAAAACTTTTCTGACTTTGACAGATTGCAAGAAGCACATCCGTGTTCACACAGGTGAAAAGCCTTACGCCTGCCTGAAGTGTGGCAAGAGGTTTAGTCAGTCCAGCCACCTGTATAAGCACTCAAAGACTACCTGCCTGCGCTGGCAGAGCAGCAATCTTCCCAGCACTTTGCTCTAG
- the ZBTB5 gene encoding zinc finger and BTB domain-containing protein 5 isoform X4, with amino-acid sequence MDFPGHFEQIFQQLNYQRLHGQLCDCVIVVGNRHFKAHRSVLAACSTHFRALFSVAEGDQTMNMIQLDSEVVTAEAFAALIDMMYTSTLMLGESNVMDVLLAASHLHLNSVVKACKHYLTTRTLPMSPPSERVQEQSARMQRSFMLQQLGLSIVSSALNSSQNGEEQPAPMSSSMRSNLDQRTPFPMRRLHKRKQSAEERARQRLRPSMDESAISDVTPENGPSGVHSREEFFSPDSLKIVDNPKADGMTDNQEDSAIMFDQSFGTQEDAQVPSQSDNSAGNMAQLSMASRATQVETSFDQEAATEKSSFQCENPEVGLGEKEHMRVVVKSEPLSSPEPQDEVSDVTSQAEGSESVEVEGVVVSAEKIDLSPESSDRSFSDPQSSTDRVGDIHILEVTNNLEHKSTFSISNFLNKSRGNNFTANQNNDDNIPNTTSDCRLESEAPYLLSPEAGPAGGPSSAPGSHVENPFSEPADSHFVRPMQEVIGLPCVQTSGYQGEQFGMDFSRSGLGLHSSFSRVMIGSPRGGASNFPYYRRIAPKMPVVTSVRSSQIPENSTSSQLMMNGATSSFENGHPSQPGPPQLTRASADVLSKCKKALSEHNVLVVEGARKYACKICCKTFLTLTDCKKHIRVHTGEKPYACLKCGKRFSQSSHLYKHSKTTCLRWQSSNLPSTLL; translated from the coding sequence ATGGATTTTCCTGGTCACTTTGAACAAATCTTCCAGCAGCTGAACTACCAGAGACTTCATGGCCAGCTCTGTGATTGTGTCATTGTAGTGGGGAATAGACACTTTAAAGCCCACCGCTCCGTGCTGGCAGCATGCAGCACGCATTTCCGAGCCCTGTTCTCAGTGGCAGAAGGAGATCAGACCATGAACATGATCCAGCTGGATAGCGAGGTGGTGACAGCAGAGGCCTTTGCTGCACTGATTGACATGATGTATACCTCCACCCTCATGCTGGGGGAGAGCAATGTTATGGATGTCTTATTGGCAGCCTCTCACCTGCATTTGAACTCTGTTGTTAAGGCATGTAAACATTACTTAACGACAAGGACGCTGCCCATGTCTCCCCCCAGTGAGCGCGTTCAGGAGCAGAGCGCCCGCATGCAGCGCTCCTTTATGCTACAGCAGCTGGGACTAAGCATCGTGAGCTCAGCCCTCAATTCCAGCCAGAATGGCGAGGAGCAGCCAGCCCCCATGAGCTCTTCTATGCGCAGTAACCTGGATCAGCGCACGCCCTTCCCCATGAGACGCCTTCATAAGCGCAAGCAGTCTGCAGAGGAGCGGGCCAGGCAGCGCCTCCGACCCTCCATGGATGAGTCTGCCATTTCAGATGTTACACCGGAGAATGGGCCTTCAGGGGTTCATTCTCGGGAGGAGTTCTTTTCACCAGATTCTCTGAAAATTGTGGATAATCCTAAAGCTGATGGAATGACTGATAACCAGGAAGACAGTGCGATCATGTTTGATCAGTCTTTTGGCACTCAAGAAGATGCCCAGGTGCCTAGCCAGTCTGATAACAGTGCTGGCAACATGGCACAGTTGTCCATGGCCTCTCGTGCAACTCAGGTTGAGACTAGTTTTGATCAGGAAGCTGCAACTGAGAAAAGTAGTTTTCAGTGTGAAAATCCTGAGGTTGGCCTTGGTGAGAAGGAGCACATGAGAGTGGTGGTTAAATCGGAACCCCTGAGCTCGCCTGAGCCTCAGGATGAAGTGAGTGATGTGACCTCACAAGCAGAAGGCAGCGAGTCTGTGGAAGTGGAAGGAGTTGTGGTCAGTGCCGAGAAGATAGACCTCAGCCCTGAAAGCAGTGATAGGAGTTTTTCAGATCCCCAGTCTAGCACAGACAGGGTAGGTGATATCCATATTTTGGAAGTCACAAATAACCTAGAGCATAAGTCCACTTTTagtatttcaaattttcttaACAAGAGCAGAGGAAATAACTTCACTGCAAATCAGAACAATGATGATAATATTCCAAACACCACTAGTGACTGCAGGCTGGAGAGTGAGGCCCCCTATTTGTTGAGTCCAGAGGCTGGGCCTGCAGGTGGGCCCTCCTCTGCCCCTGGCTCCCATGTAGAGAACCCATTTAGTGAACCTGCAGACTCCCACTTCGTCAGGCCTATGCAGGAGGTGATAGGCCTGCCGTGTGTGCAGACTTCAGGCTACCAAGGAGAACAGTTTGGGATGGACTTTTCCAGGTCTGGTTTGGGCCTCCACTCCTCCTTCTCCAGGGTAATGATAGGTTCCCCAAGGGGAGGAGCCAGTAACTTTCCATACTACCGCCGCATAGCTCCCAAAATGCCAGTTGTAACTTCCGTCAGGAGCTCACAGATCCCAGAAAATTCTACCAGTTCCCAGCTAATGATGAATGGAGCTACGTCCTCATTTGAAAATGGCCATCCTTCCCAGCCTGGCCCTCCACAGTTGACCAGGGCATCTGCAGATGTTCTGTCAAAGTGCAAGAAGGCCTTATCAGAGCACAATGTTTTGGTTGTAGAGGGAGCTCGCAAGTATGCCTGCAAAATCTGCTGCAAAACTTTTCTGACTTTGACAGATTGCAAGAAGCACATCCGTGTTCACACAGGTGAAAAGCCTTACGCCTGCCTGAAGTGTGGCAAGAGGTTTAGTCAGTCCAGCCACCTGTATAAGCACTCAAAGACTACCTGCCTGCGCTGGCAGAGCAGCAATCTTCCCAGCACTTTGCTCTAG
- the GRHPR gene encoding glyoxylate reductase/hydroxypyruvate reductase isoform X2, with protein sequence MRPVRLMKVFVTRRIPAEGRVALAQAADCEVEQWDSDEPIPAKELERGVAGAHGLLCLLSDHVDKRILDAAGANLKVISTMSVGFDHLALDEIKKRGIRVGYTPDVLTDTTAELAVSLLLTTCRRLPEAIEEVKNGGWTSWKPLWLCGYGLTQSTVGIIGLGRIGQAIARRLKPFGVQRFLYTGRQPRPEEAAEFQAEFVSTPELAAQSDFIVVACSLTPATEGLCNKDFFQKMKETAVFINISRGDVVNQDDLYQALASGKIAAAGLDVTSPEPLPTNHPLLTLKNCDSFTCPSVVTMALESDTQTIREIKSTSRKGVNWKK encoded by the exons ATGAGACCGGTGCGACTCATGAAGGTGTTCGTCACCCGCAGGATCCCCGCCGAGGGCAGGGTCGCGCTCGCCCAGGCGGCAGA CTGTGAGGTGGAGCAGTGGGACTCGGATGAGCCCATCCCCGCCAAGGAGCTAGAGCGAGGTGTGGCGGGGGCCCACGGCCTGCTCTGCCTCCTCTCCGACCACGTGGACAAGAGGATCCTGGATGCTGCAG GGGCCAATCTCAAAGTCATCAGCACTATGTCTGTGGGCTTCGACCACTTGGCTTTGGATGAAATCAAGAAGCG TGGGATCCGAGTTGGCTACACCCCAGATGTCCTGACAGATACCACCGCCGAACTCGCAGTCTCCCTGCTACTTACCACCTGCCGCCGGTTGCCAGAGGCCATCGAGGAAGTGAAGAA tGGTGGCTGGACCTCGTGGAAGCCCCTCTGGTTGTGTGGCTATGGACTCACGCAGAGCACTGTCGGCATCATCGGGCTGGGGCGCATAG GCCAGGCCATTGCTCGGCGTCTGAAACCCTTTGGTGTCCAGAGATTTCTGTACACAGGGCGCCAGCCCAGGCCTGAGGAAGCAGCGGAATTCCAGGCAGAGTTTG TGTCTACCCCTGAGCTGGCTGCCCAGTCTGATTTCATCGTCGTGGCCTGCTCCTTAACGCCTGCAACCGAGGGACTCTGCAACAAGGACTTCTTCCAGAAGATGAAGGAAACAGCTGTGTTCATCAACATCAGCAG GGGCGACGTCGTAAACCAGGACGACCTGTACCAGGCCTTGGCCAGTGGTAAGATTGCAGCTGCTGGACTGGATGTGACGAGCCCAGAACCACTGCCTACAAACCACCCTCTCCTGACCCTGAAGAACTGTG ATTCCTTCACTTGTCCCTCAGTTGTGACCATGGCACTTGAATCTGATACCCAGACCATCAGGGAAATTAAGAGCACTTCCAGAAAAGGAGTTAACTGGAAGAAATGA
- the GRHPR gene encoding glyoxylate reductase/hydroxypyruvate reductase isoform X4, whose product MLQVHAGWAGANLKVISTMSVGFDHLALDEIKKRGIRVGYTPDVLTDTTAELAVSLLLTTCRRLPEAIEEVKNGGWTSWKPLWLCGYGLTQSTVGIIGLGRIGQAIARRLKPFGVQRFLYTGRQPRPEEAAEFQAEFVSTPELAAQSDFIVVACSLTPATEGLCNKDFFQKMKETAVFINISRGDVVNQDDLYQALASGKIAAAGLDVTSPEPLPTNHPLLTLKNCVILPHIGSATYRTRNTMSLLAANNLLAGLRGEPMPNELKL is encoded by the exons ATGCTGCAGGTGCACGCTGGGTGGGCAG GGGCCAATCTCAAAGTCATCAGCACTATGTCTGTGGGCTTCGACCACTTGGCTTTGGATGAAATCAAGAAGCG TGGGATCCGAGTTGGCTACACCCCAGATGTCCTGACAGATACCACCGCCGAACTCGCAGTCTCCCTGCTACTTACCACCTGCCGCCGGTTGCCAGAGGCCATCGAGGAAGTGAAGAA tGGTGGCTGGACCTCGTGGAAGCCCCTCTGGTTGTGTGGCTATGGACTCACGCAGAGCACTGTCGGCATCATCGGGCTGGGGCGCATAG GCCAGGCCATTGCTCGGCGTCTGAAACCCTTTGGTGTCCAGAGATTTCTGTACACAGGGCGCCAGCCCAGGCCTGAGGAAGCAGCGGAATTCCAGGCAGAGTTTG TGTCTACCCCTGAGCTGGCTGCCCAGTCTGATTTCATCGTCGTGGCCTGCTCCTTAACGCCTGCAACCGAGGGACTCTGCAACAAGGACTTCTTCCAGAAGATGAAGGAAACAGCTGTGTTCATCAACATCAGCAG GGGCGACGTCGTAAACCAGGACGACCTGTACCAGGCCTTGGCCAGTGGTAAGATTGCAGCTGCTGGACTGGATGTGACGAGCCCAGAACCACTGCCTACAAACCACCCTCTCCTGACCCTGAAGAACTGTG tGATCCTACCCCACATTGGCAGTGCCACCTACAGAACCCGCAACACCATGTCCTTATTGGCAGCTAACAACTTGCTGGCTGGCCTGAGAGGGGAGCCGATGCCTAATGAACTCAAGCTGTAG
- the GRHPR gene encoding glyoxylate reductase/hydroxypyruvate reductase isoform X1: MRPVRLMKVFVTRRIPAEGRVALAQAADCEVEQWDSDEPIPAKELERGVAGAHGLLCLLSDHVDKRILDAAGANLKVISTMSVGFDHLALDEIKKRGIRVGYTPDVLTDTTAELAVSLLLTTCRRLPEAIEEVKNGGWTSWKPLWLCGYGLTQSTVGIIGLGRIGQAIARRLKPFGVQRFLYTGRQPRPEEAAEFQAEFVSTPELAAQSDFIVVACSLTPATEGLCNKDFFQKMKETAVFINISRGDVVNQDDLYQALASGKIAAAGLDVTSPEPLPTNHPLLTLKNCVILPHIGSATYRTRNTMSLLAANNLLAGLRGEPMPNELKL; encoded by the exons ATGAGACCGGTGCGACTCATGAAGGTGTTCGTCACCCGCAGGATCCCCGCCGAGGGCAGGGTCGCGCTCGCCCAGGCGGCAGA CTGTGAGGTGGAGCAGTGGGACTCGGATGAGCCCATCCCCGCCAAGGAGCTAGAGCGAGGTGTGGCGGGGGCCCACGGCCTGCTCTGCCTCCTCTCCGACCACGTGGACAAGAGGATCCTGGATGCTGCAG GGGCCAATCTCAAAGTCATCAGCACTATGTCTGTGGGCTTCGACCACTTGGCTTTGGATGAAATCAAGAAGCG TGGGATCCGAGTTGGCTACACCCCAGATGTCCTGACAGATACCACCGCCGAACTCGCAGTCTCCCTGCTACTTACCACCTGCCGCCGGTTGCCAGAGGCCATCGAGGAAGTGAAGAA tGGTGGCTGGACCTCGTGGAAGCCCCTCTGGTTGTGTGGCTATGGACTCACGCAGAGCACTGTCGGCATCATCGGGCTGGGGCGCATAG GCCAGGCCATTGCTCGGCGTCTGAAACCCTTTGGTGTCCAGAGATTTCTGTACACAGGGCGCCAGCCCAGGCCTGAGGAAGCAGCGGAATTCCAGGCAGAGTTTG TGTCTACCCCTGAGCTGGCTGCCCAGTCTGATTTCATCGTCGTGGCCTGCTCCTTAACGCCTGCAACCGAGGGACTCTGCAACAAGGACTTCTTCCAGAAGATGAAGGAAACAGCTGTGTTCATCAACATCAGCAG GGGCGACGTCGTAAACCAGGACGACCTGTACCAGGCCTTGGCCAGTGGTAAGATTGCAGCTGCTGGACTGGATGTGACGAGCCCAGAACCACTGCCTACAAACCACCCTCTCCTGACCCTGAAGAACTGTG tGATCCTACCCCACATTGGCAGTGCCACCTACAGAACCCGCAACACCATGTCCTTATTGGCAGCTAACAACTTGCTGGCTGGCCTGAGAGGGGAGCCGATGCCTAATGAACTCAAGCTGTAG
- the GRHPR gene encoding glyoxylate reductase/hydroxypyruvate reductase isoform X3 gives MRPVRLMKVFVTRRIPAEGRVALAQAADCEVEQWDSDEPIPAKELERGVAGAHGLLCLLSDHVDKRILDAAGANLKVISTMSVGFDHLALDEIKKRGIRVGYTPDVLTDTTAELAVSLLLTTCRRLPEAIEEVKNGGWTSWKPLWLCGYGLTQSTVGIIGLGRIGQAIARRLKPFGVQRFLYTGRQPRPEEAAEFQAEFVSTPELAAQSDFIVVACSLTPATEGLCNKDFFQKMKETAVFINISRGDVVNQDDLYQALASGKIAAAGLDVTSPEPLPTNHPLLTLKNCGWP, from the exons ATGAGACCGGTGCGACTCATGAAGGTGTTCGTCACCCGCAGGATCCCCGCCGAGGGCAGGGTCGCGCTCGCCCAGGCGGCAGA CTGTGAGGTGGAGCAGTGGGACTCGGATGAGCCCATCCCCGCCAAGGAGCTAGAGCGAGGTGTGGCGGGGGCCCACGGCCTGCTCTGCCTCCTCTCCGACCACGTGGACAAGAGGATCCTGGATGCTGCAG GGGCCAATCTCAAAGTCATCAGCACTATGTCTGTGGGCTTCGACCACTTGGCTTTGGATGAAATCAAGAAGCG TGGGATCCGAGTTGGCTACACCCCAGATGTCCTGACAGATACCACCGCCGAACTCGCAGTCTCCCTGCTACTTACCACCTGCCGCCGGTTGCCAGAGGCCATCGAGGAAGTGAAGAA tGGTGGCTGGACCTCGTGGAAGCCCCTCTGGTTGTGTGGCTATGGACTCACGCAGAGCACTGTCGGCATCATCGGGCTGGGGCGCATAG GCCAGGCCATTGCTCGGCGTCTGAAACCCTTTGGTGTCCAGAGATTTCTGTACACAGGGCGCCAGCCCAGGCCTGAGGAAGCAGCGGAATTCCAGGCAGAGTTTG TGTCTACCCCTGAGCTGGCTGCCCAGTCTGATTTCATCGTCGTGGCCTGCTCCTTAACGCCTGCAACCGAGGGACTCTGCAACAAGGACTTCTTCCAGAAGATGAAGGAAACAGCTGTGTTCATCAACATCAGCAG GGGCGACGTCGTAAACCAGGACGACCTGTACCAGGCCTTGGCCAGTGGTAAGATTGCAGCTGCTGGACTGGATGTGACGAGCCCAGAACCACTGCCTACAAACCACCCTCTCCTGACCCTGAAGAACTGTG gctggccttga